The Vibrio ishigakensis genome has a window encoding:
- a CDS encoding BatD family protein yields MMKRLFILILALFSSSLAVASQPVVTMKTWLKESDSSYKVNEQIIMYVELATPRWFTSGTRISLPEIQNVLVKQQSQLATNFTQRIEGQTWSTQRWEVALYPQQQGKFTVPPVAVEVQVSTEKNGNLKQKLFTKALKFEAEIPSGQLTEDSEWVSSPDASIEQAWSSSSEELKVGDSITRTIKIDVQDTLSVLIPSALDVPQGHEQGYQVYPSAPRLEDKQNRGQWLASREEEVTYVLQQGGEMVFPEITINWWDSSSDRLQTLTLEGKTFEVKHTFSSWMKQYRFAVTLLVCLLTFSMASVWAVIRYYRHRPAPLWWRFHKAVMSRNKAQIRTQLYARLKQMHSTLQMREAEIQLEEYSSGYVRPWILWIKLSQVTGFSMLYNNKALPQLTKISHKYREENEKYRT; encoded by the coding sequence ATGATGAAACGTCTATTTATACTAATACTCGCGTTGTTCTCTTCTTCCTTGGCGGTAGCAAGCCAGCCTGTGGTGACCATGAAGACATGGCTAAAAGAGAGCGATTCTAGCTACAAGGTGAACGAGCAGATCATCATGTATGTGGAGCTTGCTACACCGAGATGGTTTACTTCAGGAACCCGTATCTCTTTGCCTGAAATACAGAATGTATTGGTAAAACAGCAGTCTCAACTCGCCACCAACTTTACCCAGAGAATTGAGGGTCAAACTTGGTCGACCCAGCGCTGGGAAGTAGCGCTCTACCCTCAGCAGCAAGGTAAGTTTACAGTGCCACCCGTCGCCGTTGAGGTGCAGGTTTCAACCGAGAAAAATGGCAACCTTAAGCAGAAACTCTTCACCAAAGCCCTCAAGTTTGAGGCTGAGATCCCGAGCGGTCAGCTTACTGAGGATAGTGAGTGGGTGAGCAGTCCCGATGCCAGTATTGAGCAGGCTTGGTCATCTTCCAGTGAGGAGCTAAAGGTGGGAGACAGCATCACTCGCACCATTAAGATAGATGTCCAAGACACGCTGTCAGTTTTGATCCCTTCGGCCCTTGATGTCCCGCAAGGACATGAGCAAGGCTATCAGGTTTACCCTAGTGCACCTAGATTGGAGGACAAGCAAAATCGTGGGCAATGGTTGGCTAGTCGTGAGGAAGAGGTCACTTATGTATTGCAACAGGGTGGTGAGATGGTGTTTCCAGAAATCACCATCAATTGGTGGGATAGCAGCAGCGATAGATTGCAAACTCTGACCCTTGAAGGAAAAACCTTTGAGGTCAAACACACCTTTAGTTCATGGATGAAGCAATATCGCTTTGCTGTGACACTATTGGTATGTTTGCTCACTTTTTCGATGGCCTCTGTATGGGCTGTGATTCGCTACTATCGCCACAGACCCGCACCCTTGTGGTGGCGGTTCCACAAAGCTGTGATGAGTCGAAATAAGGCTCAAATCCGAACTCAGTTGTACGCAAGGCTAAAGCAAATGCACAGCACCTTGCAGATGAGAGAGGCAGAAATACAGCTAGAAGAATACAGCTCAGGCTATGTAAGGCCATGGATTTTATGGATTAAGTTGAGCCAAGTGACTGGTTTCTCTATGCTTTATAACAATAAGGCATTGCCCCAGTTAACTAAGATTTCTCATAAATATCGTGAAGAAAATGAAAAGTACCGAACTTAA
- a CDS encoding vWA domain-containing protein, with translation MLDTMLWKQIFTQFHFIRPLWLMAFVPLAVVIYLRFKDDSEGGWQNQLPEHLKKALTIEDQGWRKQLPLKVLVVVTSLAILVCAGPTWQRAPSPFGEDKASLVVMLDANSSMLEKDVAPDRLARAKQKIRDLLSLRQGGKTALIAYAGSSHLAMPLTKDSQVFVPFLNAIEPGVMPVEGKRPESAIQLLDEQLSGSEASTVLLVTDGMPPSSLEAMSEYFASGSNQLLILAMGNPEFNANSPLDLNSLQQLASEVSGRVQLVTIDNQDINQINTWVERHMQINGDTVMPWQDMGYIVLFPIAVLLLLWFRKGWLVQWCLVGAVLVGSVMPQQVMAQPVKSVAEEAPLEQVSNWDRAWQSWLDIWFTRDQQGQYLFDNQQYLEAAKRYQDPMHRGIAYYYAGEYKLAHAQFVNIDSPLALFNAANSLARQREYIKARNLYQLLLEQELDQTLQERTENNLKVLQGIIDEVNRLSESQKGTTDGAEDSVELPDDKPQTGDGAEEDVVQEMLQKETLNAREILGSEELAAKWLKRVEADPKLFLRAKFQLQYRQSQYQAEEGK, from the coding sequence ATGCTTGATACCATGCTGTGGAAGCAGATCTTCACCCAGTTCCATTTCATAAGACCTCTGTGGTTAATGGCTTTTGTCCCGCTTGCTGTGGTGATCTATCTAAGGTTTAAAGATGACTCTGAGGGTGGTTGGCAAAACCAGTTGCCGGAGCATCTTAAAAAAGCGCTCACTATCGAAGATCAAGGCTGGCGCAAGCAATTGCCCCTGAAAGTATTGGTTGTGGTCACTAGCTTGGCTATTTTGGTGTGTGCAGGTCCAACTTGGCAGCGCGCTCCATCACCGTTTGGTGAGGACAAGGCCTCTTTGGTTGTGATGCTCGATGCCAATAGCTCCATGCTGGAAAAGGATGTTGCGCCAGATAGACTGGCCCGTGCTAAACAGAAGATCCGCGACCTGCTCAGTCTGCGACAAGGCGGTAAAACCGCGCTGATTGCCTATGCGGGCTCATCACACCTTGCTATGCCTCTTACCAAAGACAGCCAAGTATTTGTGCCTTTCTTGAATGCCATCGAGCCGGGTGTTATGCCCGTGGAAGGCAAGCGTCCAGAAAGTGCTATTCAGCTTTTGGATGAACAGCTATCAGGTAGCGAGGCAAGCACAGTTCTATTGGTCACCGATGGGATGCCACCGTCGAGCCTAGAGGCGATGAGTGAGTACTTTGCTTCGGGCAGCAATCAACTTCTTATATTGGCCATGGGTAATCCTGAATTTAATGCCAATAGTCCGCTGGATCTGAATTCACTACAGCAGTTAGCCAGTGAGGTTTCTGGGCGAGTTCAGCTGGTGACCATAGATAACCAAGACATCAATCAGATCAACACCTGGGTTGAGCGCCATATGCAGATTAATGGCGATACGGTAATGCCTTGGCAGGATATGGGGTATATCGTCCTATTCCCAATTGCTGTTTTATTGCTGCTTTGGTTCCGCAAGGGTTGGCTAGTGCAATGGTGTTTAGTCGGTGCTGTGCTGGTTGGTTCAGTGATGCCCCAACAAGTGATGGCACAGCCGGTTAAGAGCGTAGCAGAAGAAGCCCCTTTGGAGCAGGTCTCTAACTGGGATAGGGCATGGCAGTCATGGCTAGATATTTGGTTTACCCGAGATCAGCAAGGGCAGTACCTGTTTGATAATCAGCAGTATCTAGAAGCCGCCAAGCGTTATCAGGACCCTATGCACCGCGGTATTGCTTACTACTATGCCGGAGAATACAAGCTCGCTCATGCTCAGTTTGTAAACATCGACTCGCCACTGGCTCTGTTCAATGCAGCTAACTCTCTCGCTAGACAGCGCGAATACATCAAGGCTCGAAATCTCTATCAGCTGTTGCTAGAGCAGGAGTTGGATCAAACACTACAGGAGCGCACTGAAAATAACCTTAAGGTGCTTCAGGGCATCATAGATGAGGTAAATCGTCTCAGTGAGAGTCAGAAAGGAACCACAGACGGCGCGGAGGACTCGGTTGAGCTTCCTGATGATAAACCGCAAACCGGCGACGGCGCAGAGGAAGACGTAGTGCAAGAGATGCTACAAAAAGAGACCTTGAATGCCCGTGAGATCTTAGGGAGTGAAGAGCTTGCGGCCAAGTGGCTGAAGCGTGTTGAGGCCGACCCTAAACTTTTCCTTCGAGCCAAGTTTCAGCTTCAATACCGTCAGTCACAATATCAAGCAGAGGAGGGCAAATGA
- a CDS encoding vWA domain-containing protein yields MLELTYPWMLLLLPLPLLVHFLIPAYRTKQSAVKVPFFEILVEILGETPSSGASQLKANWWQRLILIASWCLLVFAMCKPMMLGEPQTRELMGRDIMVVVDLSGSMAEPDFTSTDGDKVSRIEAVKEVLAEFVEAREGDRLGLILFGDAAFLQTPFTADQSVWLELLNQTDVAMAGASTHLGDAIGLAIKVFEHSDETAQNPNREKLAIVLTDGNDTGSFVEPIDAAKVAAVKGVKVHMIAIGDPQTVGEQALDMNIINRVAEETGGNAFYALDRTELDKAYEEINKLEPRLYESTEYRIKESVHAYPLMLVVVLYILAFSVSTIKRRKGEKHHA; encoded by the coding sequence ATGCTTGAATTAACCTATCCGTGGATGCTCCTGCTGCTACCACTGCCTCTGTTGGTTCATTTTCTTATTCCTGCCTATCGAACCAAGCAATCAGCAGTAAAGGTGCCTTTTTTTGAAATTCTGGTTGAGATATTAGGAGAAACTCCATCCTCGGGTGCAAGCCAGTTAAAGGCCAACTGGTGGCAACGCCTTATCCTTATTGCTTCTTGGTGTTTGTTAGTATTTGCCATGTGTAAGCCAATGATGCTGGGTGAGCCCCAAACCCGCGAACTGATGGGGCGTGACATCATGGTGGTTGTCGACCTGTCAGGTTCTATGGCTGAACCTGATTTCACTTCTACAGATGGTGATAAGGTGTCGCGCATCGAGGCAGTGAAAGAGGTGCTAGCTGAGTTCGTCGAAGCCCGTGAGGGGGATCGACTTGGATTGATTCTGTTTGGCGATGCTGCGTTTCTACAAACCCCATTTACCGCAGATCAAAGCGTTTGGCTTGAGCTTTTGAACCAAACTGATGTGGCTATGGCAGGCGCCAGCACTCACCTTGGTGATGCTATCGGCCTTGCAATCAAGGTGTTTGAGCATAGCGATGAAACAGCGCAAAACCCGAATAGGGAGAAGCTGGCGATAGTGCTGACCGATGGTAACGATACTGGCAGTTTCGTGGAGCCAATCGACGCCGCTAAAGTAGCAGCGGTGAAAGGCGTTAAGGTTCATATGATAGCCATTGGTGACCCGCAAACCGTGGGTGAGCAAGCTCTGGATATGAACATTATCAATCGTGTGGCTGAAGAGACGGGGGGCAATGCCTTCTACGCCCTAGATAGAACTGAGCTTGATAAAGCCTATGAGGAGATAAACAAGCTAGAGCCACGCCTGTATGAAAGCACTGAGTATCGTATTAAGGAGAGTGTGCATGCCTATCCTCTAATGCTGGTGGTTGTGCTCTACATTCTGGCGTTTAGTGTCAGCACCATCAAACGCAGAAAAGGGGAGAAGCATCATGCTTGA
- a CDS encoding DUF4381 domain-containing protein: MTVHTPPSTYILRNISDVQVAEPISYFPQTIGWQVLGMIAGIALLFWLYRLNKRWRENRYRGEAIAIVSDMRASLSHGLSDQERFDYGQDLFTVMKAVTSHLSSDSNRLIGDAFLSQLDLFSKENLRFENKWQAWSKALLSKGYSLSDAELSELTQDCLSWLSEHRSEPCLN; the protein is encoded by the coding sequence ATGACTGTACACACGCCTCCAAGTACCTACATTCTTCGAAATATTAGCGATGTCCAGGTGGCAGAACCTATCAGCTATTTCCCGCAGACAATAGGCTGGCAAGTACTGGGTATGATTGCCGGAATTGCATTGCTATTCTGGCTATATCGCTTAAACAAACGGTGGCGAGAAAACCGCTATCGAGGCGAAGCGATTGCGATAGTTTCTGATATGCGGGCGTCCCTAAGTCATGGCTTATCCGACCAAGAGCGCTTTGACTATGGCCAAGACCTGTTTACGGTGATGAAAGCCGTCACCTCACATCTATCCAGTGATTCTAACAGGCTAATCGGTGACGCCTTCCTAAGTCAGTTGGATCTATTCAGTAAAGAAAACCTTCGGTTTGAGAATAAGTGGCAGGCATGGTCTAAGGCGCTGCTATCAAAGGGGTATTCCTTGTCTGATGCTGAGCTTTCAGAGCTGACTCAAGATTGTTTAAGCTGGCTTTCTGAGCATAGGAGTGAGCCATGCTTGAATTAA
- a CDS encoding DUF58 domain-containing protein yields the protein MDSRIYCDFKALIALQSQAVGLSFLPQLKSDTVLSGRHQSLFRGRGLNFEELRHYQKGDDIRNLDWKVTLRTGKPHVRSYTEEKDRNVLLCIDQSASMFFASNQVMKSVVAAEVAALSGWSILSDNDRVGVSLRSSKSIQAFKSQRSRGHLLHALKSVQQANHSLSVGSMDSEEVSMSHWLASIERMASKNTTIVIISDWLDIKEADLDKVKQLQIHNDLLAVRVSDPMEKTIPSSNWVMGDGELQLSITEESKIAKANLGLEAHHNKREEQLTRLMAIKNLPFVQLDTSGEHIQEYKRALGGRR from the coding sequence ATGGACTCCCGTATCTATTGTGATTTCAAGGCATTGATTGCCTTGCAGTCTCAGGCTGTGGGGCTCTCTTTCTTGCCTCAACTAAAATCAGACACTGTACTTTCTGGTCGTCATCAATCCCTATTTCGTGGGCGCGGACTCAACTTTGAAGAGCTACGTCATTACCAAAAGGGCGATGATATTCGCAACCTAGATTGGAAGGTGACCCTGCGTACTGGTAAACCACATGTTCGTAGTTATACCGAAGAGAAAGACCGCAATGTGCTTCTCTGCATCGACCAAAGTGCCAGTATGTTCTTTGCTTCAAACCAGGTTATGAAATCGGTTGTGGCCGCAGAGGTTGCCGCTCTGAGTGGGTGGAGCATCCTTTCTGATAACGACCGAGTTGGCGTGAGTTTACGCTCGTCGAAATCCATTCAGGCCTTTAAGTCGCAGCGCTCTCGAGGTCATCTACTGCACGCTTTAAAGTCCGTCCAGCAAGCTAATCACAGCCTATCTGTCGGTTCGATGGATAGCGAAGAGGTGAGCATGTCCCATTGGCTGGCCAGCATTGAGCGTATGGCAAGCAAGAACACCACCATAGTGATTATCAGCGACTGGCTGGACATCAAAGAAGCCGACTTGGATAAAGTGAAACAGCTACAGATCCACAACGATCTGCTGGCTGTGCGTGTATCTGATCCAATGGAGAAGACCATCCCAAGTAGTAACTGGGTGATGGGCGATGGCGAGTTGCAACTCTCAATTACCGAAGAGAGCAAGATAGCTAAAGCAAACCTTGGTCTTGAAGCGCACCACAATAAGCGTGAAGAGCAGTTAACTAGGCTTATGGCGATCAAGAATCTTCCCTTTGTTCAGCTCGATACCAGTGGTGAACATATCCAAGAATACAAGCGTGCCTTGGGAGGAAGACGATGA
- a CDS encoding multiheme c-type cytochrome encodes MEVGKVITLVIGLFLSSLSLSSSAKEYVGSETCITCHQEEYQAWQGSDHERAMLHASTDSVLGDFDSATFEFEGDQNRFFKKGDEFWVNIQGPDDQYRDYKISYTFGHYPLQQYMVEFDDGRVQLIPFAWDSRDKSDGGQRWFHLYPDLDKHDEFYWTNAGQNWNFMCADCHSTNLAKNYDAKADKYQTTWSEVNVGCEACHGPASEHLDWAKKESPPSIAHAGFDRDLSKAVKQWVMQEGKSTFQPQAKHNTDQMQVCAQCHSRRTQLTEQGDHVKTGFLDKYRLSLITPELYHHDGQIFDEDYVYGSYLQSKMAAKGVSCTNCHDPHTSKLAIPQEAVCAQCHIPTEFSPEKHTFHKADSEGSQCVTCHMPETTYMQVDPRRDHSWQIPRPDLSEHLGTPNVCTDCHTDQTNQWAAQQVRAWFPDSPRYKERHFAIAFYAADIGHRGAEDALSLTAQDAKQSDIIRASALSRMSPYSGKNTTVALARAVKHDSELIRLGAIEGSQGFEFSDRWQILEPLLSDPVLAVRTEAAGALVASWKQMSLPQKEALTPALNEYIQIQKFNSDRGFGRTNLGNVYRAQGEVDKAIQAYQGAIRVEPIFANSYVNLADLYREQGDESKAFQTLEQGIAAQPKSGGLRYSAALSLLRQDKQPQALEMLRLSTVAEPENSQYWFLYGLALENVDLSKASDALDRAFRISGNPQQLYARCEMLVKYSDKMSAEFEARKCLTELEKYAPPNIIAPLRNQLLR; translated from the coding sequence ATGGAAGTAGGCAAGGTTATTACACTGGTTATTGGGCTGTTTCTGTCATCATTGAGCCTTTCCAGCTCAGCAAAAGAGTATGTGGGTAGCGAGACCTGTATAACCTGTCACCAAGAAGAGTATCAAGCGTGGCAAGGCTCTGACCATGAACGTGCCATGTTGCATGCCTCGACCGATTCAGTATTGGGTGATTTTGACAGTGCGACTTTTGAGTTTGAAGGCGATCAAAACCGCTTTTTCAAAAAGGGAGACGAGTTCTGGGTCAATATCCAAGGGCCGGACGACCAATACCGTGACTACAAGATCAGCTACACCTTTGGCCATTATCCATTGCAGCAATACATGGTGGAATTTGATGATGGCAGGGTACAGCTTATTCCTTTTGCTTGGGATTCACGGGATAAATCCGATGGGGGTCAGCGCTGGTTTCATCTCTACCCTGATTTAGATAAGCACGATGAGTTCTACTGGACCAACGCCGGGCAGAACTGGAATTTCATGTGTGCCGATTGCCACTCGACTAATCTCGCAAAAAACTATGATGCCAAGGCTGACAAGTATCAAACCACCTGGTCTGAGGTAAATGTTGGCTGTGAGGCGTGTCATGGCCCGGCCAGTGAACATTTGGATTGGGCGAAGAAAGAAAGTCCGCCGAGCATTGCGCATGCGGGTTTTGATAGAGACCTGTCTAAAGCGGTCAAGCAGTGGGTGATGCAGGAGGGCAAATCAACCTTTCAGCCCCAAGCTAAACATAACACCGACCAGATGCAGGTGTGCGCTCAGTGCCACAGTCGCAGAACACAACTCACGGAACAGGGCGATCATGTCAAAACCGGTTTTCTGGATAAATATCGTCTGAGTTTAATCACTCCTGAGCTTTATCACCATGACGGACAGATCTTTGATGAGGATTATGTGTATGGCTCTTACTTGCAGTCAAAAATGGCCGCGAAAGGAGTCAGTTGTACAAATTGCCATGACCCTCACACCTCTAAGCTAGCCATTCCTCAGGAGGCGGTGTGCGCTCAGTGCCATATTCCAACCGAGTTCAGTCCAGAGAAACACACCTTTCACAAAGCCGACAGTGAGGGATCACAGTGTGTCACCTGCCATATGCCAGAAACCACCTATATGCAGGTTGACCCAAGACGCGATCATAGCTGGCAGATCCCAAGGCCAGACCTAAGTGAGCATTTGGGAACCCCTAATGTGTGCACCGACTGCCATACCGATCAAACCAATCAATGGGCTGCGCAGCAAGTGAGAGCCTGGTTCCCAGATTCACCTCGATATAAAGAACGCCACTTTGCTATCGCTTTTTATGCTGCGGATATCGGGCATCGCGGAGCAGAAGATGCTCTGTCACTTACCGCACAAGATGCCAAGCAGAGCGATATTATTCGCGCTTCAGCCTTGTCTCGTATGTCGCCGTATTCAGGCAAGAACACCACGGTAGCATTGGCTCGTGCAGTAAAACATGACAGTGAGCTTATCCGTCTTGGTGCAATTGAGGGATCACAAGGATTTGAATTCAGTGACAGGTGGCAAATCCTTGAACCACTTCTTTCAGATCCAGTATTGGCGGTCAGAACGGAGGCCGCAGGTGCCTTGGTAGCAAGTTGGAAACAGATGAGTCTGCCACAGAAAGAAGCGCTGACTCCGGCTTTAAATGAATATATCCAGATCCAAAAGTTTAACTCTGACCGAGGTTTCGGTCGTACCAATTTAGGGAATGTGTATCGAGCTCAAGGTGAGGTAGATAAAGCAATACAGGCCTATCAGGGAGCGATACGAGTAGAGCCTATCTTCGCTAATAGCTATGTCAATTTAGCCGACCTGTATCGAGAGCAGGGTGATGAATCTAAAGCGTTTCAGACTCTAGAGCAGGGCATTGCCGCTCAGCCTAAGTCAGGCGGCTTGAGATACAGCGCCGCCTTATCACTGCTTAGACAAGACAAACAGCCCCAAGCGCTAGAGATGCTGAGGCTATCTACAGTAGCTGAACCAGAAAATAGCCAGTATTGGTTCCTCTATGGTCTGGCGCTTGAGAATGTGGACCTTTCTAAAGCGAGCGATGCGCTAGATAGGGCGTTTCGAATCAGTGGTAACCCGCAGCAGCTCTATGCGCGCTGTGAGATGTTGGTGAAGTACAGTGACAAGATGAGCGCTGAGTTTGAAGCGAGGAAATGCCTTACTGAATTAGAAAAGTATGCGCCACCTAACATTATTGCGCCGCTTCGCAACCAATTGCTACGTTAG
- a CDS encoding amino acid ABC transporter ATP-binding protein, whose product MNAIEFNGVNKWYGNYHALKNINLTVATGEILVICGPSGSGKSTLIRTVNGLESISEGSVAVNHHSNTPAKAGNVGMVFQSFNLFPHLTVMENLTLAPIRTLKLSKKEAQERARHYLERVKIPEQADKYPVQLSGGQQQRVAIARSLCMKPEVLLFDEPTSALDPETIQEVLDVMVDLAKDGITMMCVTHEMGFAKKVADRVIFMDEGEILEVGTPTQIFNAPSHPRTQKFLDQILNH is encoded by the coding sequence ATGAACGCAATTGAATTTAACGGCGTCAATAAGTGGTACGGGAACTACCACGCATTAAAGAACATAAACCTAACCGTAGCAACGGGAGAGATCTTAGTTATTTGCGGCCCTTCGGGCTCGGGAAAATCCACCCTGATTCGAACCGTCAACGGCCTAGAAAGCATCTCTGAAGGAAGCGTAGCTGTTAACCATCATTCCAACACCCCGGCTAAGGCAGGAAACGTCGGCATGGTGTTTCAAAGCTTCAATCTATTTCCACACCTGACTGTGATGGAAAACCTTACCTTAGCGCCAATTCGAACCCTTAAACTGTCGAAGAAAGAGGCTCAAGAGCGAGCTCGCCATTACCTAGAGCGGGTAAAAATCCCTGAACAAGCGGATAAGTATCCGGTTCAGCTTTCCGGTGGACAGCAGCAGCGCGTAGCCATCGCACGCTCTCTTTGTATGAAGCCTGAAGTATTGCTATTCGATGAGCCCACTTCGGCTCTCGACCCTGAGACAATTCAAGAGGTGCTCGACGTAATGGTGGACCTTGCAAAAGATGGCATCACCATGATGTGTGTTACCCATGAAATGGGCTTTGCAAAGAAGGTCGCTGACCGCGTTATCTTTATGGATGAAGGAGAAATCTTGGAAGTAGGTACGCCAACACAAATATTTAATGCCCCAAGCCATCCACGAACCCAGAAATTCTTAGACCAGATTTTAAATCATTGA
- a CDS encoding amino acid ABC transporter permease: MYKLIKPVLSAIAQILILLIGIVWLLDSGAQAMGYSWQWERVPDYIAFYEDGQWWPAELIDGLIVTLQISAISLFFTLLFGLVTALLKLSNSAVGRALANLYIEVIRNTPLLVQIYILYFVIGPVIGLDRFSTAVLALALFQGAYTAEIFRGGLNSIEKGQFEAAKSLGLSPFYTYFDVILPQLLQRTLPPLTNEVVSLIKNSSIVSVMAIFDLTTEGRNIVSETAMPFEIWFTVAAIYLLLTLSLSAFSALLERRLGAQWRKQ, translated from the coding sequence ATGTATAAGCTTATAAAGCCTGTTCTATCGGCAATCGCACAAATACTCATACTGCTTATCGGTATCGTCTGGCTACTAGATTCTGGTGCACAAGCCATGGGATACAGCTGGCAATGGGAGCGCGTGCCTGACTATATCGCCTTCTATGAAGACGGACAGTGGTGGCCTGCAGAACTCATCGATGGGCTAATAGTTACGCTCCAAATCTCCGCCATCAGCCTGTTTTTCACCTTGCTGTTTGGTTTGGTGACTGCGCTACTTAAATTGTCGAACTCAGCAGTAGGGAGAGCACTGGCGAATCTCTATATCGAGGTGATTCGTAACACGCCGCTGCTGGTGCAAATCTACATACTCTATTTTGTCATCGGCCCGGTTATCGGCCTCGACCGCTTCTCTACTGCCGTATTAGCCTTGGCTCTGTTTCAAGGCGCGTATACCGCTGAAATATTCCGCGGCGGACTGAACAGTATAGAGAAAGGTCAGTTTGAAGCGGCAAAATCGCTAGGACTTTCACCTTTCTACACCTATTTCGATGTGATACTGCCACAACTGTTGCAGCGCACCCTGCCACCTCTGACTAACGAGGTAGTGTCACTGATAAAGAACTCTTCAATCGTGAGTGTCATGGCGATATTCGACCTTACGACGGAAGGAAGGAACATCGTATCTGAGACGGCTATGCCGTTTGAGATATGGTTCACCGTTGCAGCTATCTATTTGTTGTTAACTTTGAGCTTGTCCGCGTTTTCCGCCCTACTTGAACGCAGGTTGGGCGCGCAGTGGCGCAAGCAATAA
- a CDS encoding transporter substrate-binding domain-containing protein — translation MIKGKSKGFRSLCLRSFKKSISALMGLAISIPLMTASAVASDTPNLDKINERGTIRVGMSTFVPWAMRNKQGELVGFEIDVAKRLAEDSGWKVEFVPTAWDGIIPALLAQKFDVIIGGLSITQERSKSVLFTSAYSHSGVQVAASKELASGFSEFSDFNSRRIKIAARRGAHTVQVARDTFPKAKILQFDDDAQAFQEVLNGNAHAVIASSPKPEHEAVKHSDKLFIPFDERLAKGNEAFAVRLGEEDKKAFFDKWIQARTEDGWLKERYEYWFSTLDWQDQIASGQ, via the coding sequence ATGATTAAAGGAAAATCAAAAGGCTTCCGTTCACTGTGTTTACGCAGTTTCAAAAAAAGCATCTCTGCCCTTATGGGTTTAGCCATCAGCATTCCACTTATGACGGCTAGCGCAGTGGCTTCGGATACGCCTAATCTGGATAAAATCAACGAGCGCGGCACCATCCGAGTGGGCATGTCCACCTTTGTCCCTTGGGCTATGCGTAACAAACAAGGTGAATTGGTCGGCTTTGAAATCGACGTAGCCAAACGACTGGCCGAGGATTCTGGCTGGAAAGTAGAGTTTGTTCCAACCGCTTGGGATGGCATTATTCCTGCCCTTTTAGCTCAAAAATTTGATGTCATCATCGGCGGCCTCTCTATCACTCAGGAACGCTCAAAGAGTGTATTGTTCACCTCAGCTTATTCTCACTCCGGCGTTCAGGTAGCAGCAAGCAAAGAGCTAGCATCTGGCTTCTCTGAGTTCAGTGATTTTAACTCACGTCGCATCAAGATTGCCGCTCGCCGCGGCGCGCACACAGTGCAGGTAGCACGCGATACCTTCCCGAAAGCGAAGATTCTTCAATTTGATGACGATGCTCAGGCGTTCCAAGAGGTGTTGAACGGTAACGCACATGCGGTAATTGCTTCTAGCCCTAAGCCAGAGCACGAAGCGGTGAAGCACAGTGACAAGCTGTTTATCCCATTCGATGAACGTCTAGCTAAAGGCAACGAGGCCTTCGCGGTTCGTCTTGGTGAAGAAGATAAGAAAGCCTTCTTCGACAAGTGGATCCAAGCCAGAACCGAAGACGGCTGGCTAAAAGAGCGCTATGAGTACTGGTTCTCAACCCTAGATTGGCAAGACCAAATCGCGTCAGGCCAGTAA